TGATGTTTTCAATAGATTTTATTTTATCACTTACATTTTTATGATTGCTGTCTTCATAATGATTCATATACAAAGTACTCGCTTTCAAGTAATATGGAGGGTCAAAATAAAAGACAGTATTATCATTTTCAGCTTCGTGTTGAATTTTATCAATTAATTTTATTGCGTCTTTCTTATAAAGTCGGATGTTTTTTTTATGTTCTGCAATTGTTCTTATTCTTTTTATAAGATCTGATTTATTAAACCTACAGTCCATTAAATAATTTCCATTTTGTTTGATTCCACCCATCACGCCTGCGTTAATTATTCCTGAACGGTTGGTGCGGTTCAAATAGAAAGTTGAGAAGCCTAAATCAAGTAGGTCAGCTTTTATTTTGTTCGATTGAATTGCACGTTGTCTTTTCCATTCTTCAACATTTAATTCAGCCGTCTCAATTTTTGCACATAGTTCCTCTGTTTTATTTAATACAGAATGCCAAAAAGCATAAATTGAACGATCTTTGTCGTTAATTGTGATTTTCTGGACAAAACCTTCTATCAACAAAAATAATGCAACTGAAGCACCGCCAGAATATGGTTCAACATAATGTCCATTAATATTATTGTCGATACAAATTTTTGCTATAAATGCAGAAAGTTTATTTTTTCCGCCGGGATATCTTAAAGGTGAATAAAACATATTATAGCTTGGTTAAATCTAAAGAGTTTAAGAAATCAGTATCATCTTGAAGCATAAACTCGATTAAATCAATCAAGTTGTCGCAAAGAGCCTTTGCATTTGCGGGCACAGCCGCTACACGATAATTATGGATTATTTGGTGCGGATTTTGAATATCGAAGTCTTCAAATGCTTTTCTTATACCTGTGTCTTTGATTAATTCAGAGAATTTAGATTTTAATGTATCAAAATTTGTATAGGGCAATAGATTGCCTCTTCTATCTTTAAAAGCTAAATCAAAATGATTGGCTGTTTTTATCGGGTTACCGTTTGGTTTATTGGTATTTTCCACTACATACTTAAGTGTACATTCAAGAGTAACCCTAGTTAATGCGGTTTTCGCATTCGCAAAATTATTTTCATCTAGATTATAACATTCATCAATCAGTTTTTTCAGAGGACTAGGTATTTTTTTTCTTTTTAAAGTTGGTTTTGATTTAACACTGAATCTACCTGAACCACTGCCTGAATTA
The window above is part of the Desulforegulaceae bacterium genome. Proteins encoded here:
- a CDS encoding DNA adenine methylase, with the protein product MFYSPLRYPGGKNKLSAFIAKICIDNNINGHYVEPYSGGASVALFLLIEGFVQKITINDKDRSIYAFWHSVLNKTEELCAKIETAELNVEEWKRQRAIQSNKIKADLLDLGFSTFYLNRTNRSGIINAGVMGGIKQNGNYLMDCRFNKSDLIKRIRTIAEHKKNIRLYKKDAIKLIDKIQHEAENDNTVFYFDPPYYLKASTLYMNHYEDSNHKNVSDKIKSIENIKWIVSYDNVPEIQELYADCRKKEFSFKHTAYEIREGKEIMFFSDNIKKPEIENWNPLKFKLKKGKTTANIVYKQ